From the genome of Streptomyces sp. NBC_01341, one region includes:
- a CDS encoding topology modulation protein, with the protein MRKVAIVGCGGSGKSHVARELGRILDAPVTHLDAAFYDDEWNALPTDKFTDVQRELVAQPRWVIDGNYNSTLQVRLEACDTVVLMDVSTGAALYGIFSRQLRHGAGHKGNGVHNRIHWGVIKYVATYRRKMRPRVMAKIEEFGSGADVVLLANRRQTHRWLRKVAAEQS; encoded by the coding sequence ATGAGGAAGGTCGCCATCGTCGGCTGCGGAGGCAGTGGCAAGTCCCACGTGGCCCGCGAGCTGGGCAGGATCCTCGACGCCCCGGTGACGCACCTCGACGCCGCGTTCTACGACGACGAGTGGAACGCGTTGCCCACGGACAAGTTCACCGACGTGCAGCGCGAGCTGGTCGCGCAGCCGCGGTGGGTGATTGACGGCAACTACAACTCGACGCTGCAGGTACGGCTCGAAGCCTGCGACACGGTGGTCCTGATGGACGTGTCGACCGGGGCGGCCCTGTACGGGATCTTCTCCCGGCAGCTCCGACACGGGGCCGGGCACAAGGGCAACGGAGTGCACAACCGCATCCACTGGGGCGTGATCAAGTACGTCGCCACGTATCGGCGCAAGATGCGACCCCGCGTGATGGCGAAGATCGAGGAGTTCGGCTCCGGCGCCGATGTGGTGCTACTGGCCAACCGGCGCCAGACGCACCGCTGGCTGCGGAAGGTCGCCGCCGAGCAGTCCTGA